CATTATCAGCATCAATCCCATTCAAGTTTTCCTGGATTTTATCCAAGTTTTCACTGCAAACAGCATATAATTTCATTTGCTCATCTATAGAATCTTTAACATTTAAGAAACGTTCTTGgtagaaagaaaaatcagcCAACAGATCAGTGTCTTCATTTCTCCACGATGTAAAGAGCATTATTAGTTCGCGATAGTgtttttctggatttttttcaCGGTTATACCAAACACTTCTAATAATTCTTGCTTTTGATCTTTTTTTGCTATTGATAGCATTGCTATCAAAAAggtcatcatcattttcatcactATCAGCTGTTTCTAATGGAAGGTTATCAGCATCCTTtataactgatttttttatatatgGTTTTCCTCCAGAGTCATACCATGCAGCCCAATCTGCCAAAGTTAAGTGCTCAAGACTCAAAGGGCGCTTTGCATATCGTTGCAGAAGACCATTGGTGTATACATCTTCACAATCATCCTCCATTTCTTGAATATCGTTTATTGGCTTTAAAAGCTGCACTCTTTCATTAGGAGGAGTGGTATTTATGAATATTACTTGACGAGAAGACTTCTTCATAGGAAGCTGTAAAACAATGTAAACAGCTTCTTGTGCACTTATCTCGACgctgtttaaaaatttgtttccaatgtCTCTGACTTGTTGCTTTATGCTAGAATTTCCTTTTCTGGCTTCATCACAAGCTTGTCGTAACAGTTCACTCATTCCTTTTTGTGCTTTAGAAATATATGAAACTATATACATGGCACATGCATACACATCAAGGACAAACTGGATATCCATATTTGCTCTCCAAGCCTCGAGGCAGGCAGGATTATAGTTGTTTATTCTTAACTCAttgggttttctttttaaaaagacaGTTGGTGCATTTAAAGATGACCTAACAGCTAATCGATATTCATTTTCAGTAACCTTTAACTTGACAAGCAGTTGCTCAAAGGATATAGGTTCACCTTCTTTCATATCATTTAATTGCTTGTTGATTGTTTTCCAAGTGTCTTTGTActgttttactttactttgtgGTATGTCTCCTTCTAGAGGATAAAGAATTTCAGTTGCTCTCATAGGAGGTTGTGGGTATTTAAATCGACATTCATTCTTTGATTTCTTCCTACAAGTGTTACAATGTCTGTGAATTTGTCTCTTCACAAGTTGATATAATTCTGTATTAGCAATTGGCCACTGACAACTAATTATCTTATCAATGAAATCTGTAACAACAGCATCATCATCAACTCCAAACACTGGTGCACTTTCAAGCCATATAAGCATGTGTATGTGGGGTGAACCCCGCTGCTGGTATTCTACTCTGTAGAACCAGTCAGAAATTTTCCCTAATGGTTTAGCTTTAtcgaaaagaaagtttgtgagAAATTGACTTATTTGATAATCAAAATGTCTGGCACATGTTACTGGGTCACTTTGAATTAACCTGCATTTCTCATCCCAGGTCATATTTTCAAGCTCAGTGGTAGTGTAGTCTTTGTGATCTACTACCTGACCAAGTATTCGTAGGAAATGTATCCACTGTGTTTCTGCTGAAGAAAAGCTACAAAATATAGAAGCTGGTCCTAATTGTCTTATCATTGCAAACAAGTCTTTCTtagctttttcaaaatatggtgGGCTACCTCtcaatgctttcaaaaattggaatccTTCGTCAAGATGAATCAAGCGCTCAATTGCTCCTTCACATTTCAACTGTCCAGCATTTAAAGATTTgctatttcctttgcacttcctaagtgcaacttgtgattttcctaagagaattttcatttgaagcttttttgttttgaagaatatattttcaacacacatagcagctctcctatctgatcgtcttagttcagatttacaaatgtcgctataatgaacattagctagtctatctttattttctggtcgACTTTGACCAAGGAATATACCAGGATATGCTAACTCTTCAGAATATTGATCTCTGAATATACTGAAGGGTTTGTTTCCCTCTCCTggtgcaacatttaaaatacgttgagGCTGACTGTCTTTAAAATAATAGGTGTTGGTCAACATGGTGTCAGTAACACCAGCAGGTGtttctgcttcatcttcagtccactgatcatcactatcattactgtcatttctATCTTGCTTATTGGAACCActgctcttttctatttcttgtaattgttcattttgattttcagtattagtatcatctaataaacagtttgcagtaTACTGCACTCCCCAACCTTCATTTAGTGTTATTCCTTCCTGTCTGTAGaggctgctgttgttgattaGCCAATTGGCTGCTTGAACAACTTTATGTGGTCTAATATTGAGAGACAATGCTGAACTTTTGTAttgcaattttctctttaaattaaCTTTAACTGTGCCAGTATCATTAGGTAACCTTGGTAACATATTGACAGTATCAGACACTTCTGCTGGCACATTTACAACATTTCCATGTATTTTAAGCTGCCTTCCTCTTGGAGCttgcattaatttttgaaaagcaagTCTTGGAGCTATAAGCCTACATTCCAATTCATTGAGGTCAAAAAACTCTGGTTTTTTGGGGAATTTCATTCCATTGAAGACAGCCACAGGTGGAATTTTATCCTTTGCCAAGTAATTATGACATGTTCTACACAGCCACTCTTTATTGTTAACACTTTTCGagtttaaaagatatttttcagcaGCATGGTTAGAATTTCTTATTTTAGCAGCTGGAAAAACACTGTGTTTATACCACAGCTGATCACAACAACTACAGATATATAATGGGCCCTGGGAAACAATGTTATGAAACCTTGAAATTAAGGCAGCAATGCTTCGTActttttgcctttttgcttTTTGACATTGagttttttcattctgtttagTGGTTGAACTTTGCCTTACATTGTCACATTCATACCTTTGATTCTGTTTACTAGCCCTTCTGGTACGCTTGTAATTGTTCATGTAAGcattccatttatttttctgcTCATCAGTTGTATTCTGTTTAGTCACTGAACTGtgtatttgattgtttctttgATTCCCTTGATATTTTTTACTAGCCCTTCTGGTATGCCTGTAATTGTTCATGTAAgaattccatttctttttctgctcATCAGTTTTATTCTGTTTAGTCACTGAATTGTGCGTTTCATTGTTTCTTTGattaccttgattttttttattagccCTTCTGGTATGCCTGTAATTGCTCATGTAAgaattccatttctttttctgctcATCAGTTTTATTCTGTTTAGTCACTGAATTGTGCGTTTCATTGTTTCTTTGattaccttgattttttttattagccCTTCTGGTATGCCTGTAATTGCTCATGTAAgaattccatttctttttctgctcattcgttttattttgtttagtcGCTGAACTttgcttttcattgttttcactGCTCTCAGTGCTTATCCTAATATTCTTCAGATCagaattgtattttctttttcgacTACTATTTTGTACTTGTTCAGAAAGAACATTTTGTTTGGTGaaattattgatattataaTACTTATTGTTACAGTGCTCATTTCCTGAGCAAGAGCTATTTGGTACTGTTGATACATAATGTATTTCATCAACATGACCTATATATATTGTTCTTGGTTGCTGCTGTGATGGATGATGTGGCTGTATCAAAGTTACCTGtccaaaatttacatttgattctATAATATAAATTTGTATATTTAGTGATTCTGCAACTGCTTGTACAGTTAGTGCATCACACCACGTACCTTGCATTGACATAATTGTTAAGTAACCATTCCATGAATTCTGAGTATTACTTTCAATGAAACGTTCAGGGTTATGCCTAAGATAGTGAACAGCAGCTTGTCTGATGCGAAAGTGACTATTGGGATTACCATACAATTGATGTGATACTGCCCTGAAAAAGCAGTCACCTGCACCACCCACATCAAGAGCTCTCAATCCTAACTGTCCTAATCGAAAGTTAAGCAATGTTGTGGAGTCTACTGACTGGTTGTCCACATTTTGATCTGGGCCTGGATTTAATTCAACATCACCCGACCTCAAAAGGTTTATTCTTGATACGGAATATCTTTTGGTGACGCaagttaagttttgaattttatgtGAACAACAGCAActagtttgctttcttttttgtgaCAGCTTCTTTGTTGTCAGTCTATTAAAAGCGgcaaaatgagtaaaaaaacaGTTGAATCTGTGTAAATACCTTACATACCATAATTTAAAGTCAGTCGCAAAGCTGTATAATCGTGAAGATTTAGGGGTGTACTTCTTAAGAATGAACTTAAGCTTGCATctgacttttctctttttcatagtatttattatcttttttacCGGAATCCTAGACGGTTCTCGGTCTCTACGCCGTTTCACTTCTTTGACTGACTTGGAATGTTTCAGCGGGGAGTGTTCATGGAATTCTCTGAATGATGGCGCTATGCCAACGATGGAAACTCCCACATCAAACCTTACAACTGTATGCAAAGATCTGTTCATAACGATGCTTAGATAGTAATTATCATGAAGAATACTAGTTCTAGGTTTCTCTCCTCTGTATAAAATCGCCACAGCTTTCGCACATGTTTGTCTAGTGATAGATGTTTTCACGTGTgtagtgaaatacatgtatcttctgCCAAATCCATTTCGTAAACAGGGCATATCATATCCCACATTGGGCTTTGTAATCCCCAAGTGAGGcttaataattcccttaacgggcttttcattccccaaatggggctCAATTGTTCCCCGAAGGGACTTTgcattccccaaatggggctCAATTGTTCCCCGAAGGGACTTTgcattccccaaatggggctCATAAAGCTTATTTTGCGTCCTGAGCACTTGCAAAATGGCCGGGCGGTGATCGTGTTGGCGCTGAGAAAGCTTCAgtcgatttacaaattcaaagcatctttcaaaacctttcactcgGCCGGAATGACACCCAGTGCGAATGCTGTggcaaaatgagaaaacaccttttaagaaatccattacaaatatgaaaagcgaaaagatcaCTCACCTTGCAAGCAATAATACAACCTGGCTTGACGAACGAAATCAGGAAGATACGATGCAACCCAAACGTTTTTGGAAAGCACATGGTTTGACGGATTTGACGTTGtccttttctcagatttgattggttccgagtCTTCCCGGAAATCGGTAGTTTGCCAcgacctctttcctttgtcctttcctCGTATCCGATTGGATAGATTATTCCCTTGAGGAACGAAGTTTGcacccgaaagtattacaggccgaaagtattacaggccgaaagtattacaggccgaaagtattaccccTCTGTGCATACTTCGTGTATCATGTCACCAAATGGAATCCGCACTGAAACGTCAAGAGTAAATCCGAGATCTTGTCGTATATGAAGTAGCTGGTCGCGCGTTTTACAGCTTATCTATGTGTCTGCATGCATTATAAATGCAGCAGACACAAAAACAGCCggattcaaatgtacatcagggtggtctcgacctcttaattaaagtcaattgagacaagattgaactccatttaacctcatttaaccttagagtgttgagttcttttgttattattattatagcacAGCTAACAcatctaacctctcacaattgcctcaaggaaagttggatttaactcaacagctgcttctgcatcccttagtgaatcctggtgatttcctgttattgaaataaatatctctgattagccatacatgttgcaaaccaactaccattactataattttgagaaaaacttgtgatgctcgttgatatctggggtaagagattacttctttgtatatttgagaggccaagataagatgtaaatttttccgggcatgcattcaaaattatcacctttttcagaaaactactactgacaactcaatagcttcaaaatagaaaaaaaatgcatattaaagctctcatcatcttaccaagtttagaatgtgcaatagccctgttgttgtgcagtttggccttcagttctttctcgttgcagttcattttaattcctttggtgtaaagatgaatagcattgatgaaatctcctttcttgaaggcctcattaccctcattTCTATAAACATCAGCtatggctgcaaagaaaaaataaaataattcgaaaaaaaatttaaaaataggtgtcaaagtctgtggtcgtagttaataattattagtGTATAATcagagctgccaagatctggagatttaaatctgcagattttcaaTAGTTATGATGATGCCAATGATGTAGGTGACATCATGGGTAAGAATAACAATGAGAATTAAGCATCACTCAACTTGAGGCAAACCCCTGGGCATTTAAATTTTTGGAGATAGGTTTCCTAAAATTCCCATTCCCTgggcaaaattaataaaatgttcaaatgccccacacaATTTTatgtaaaaggcgaaataatTAGCAATTTGACTTTCAACTAGTTGATCaagctttaaaaactaattgaacaagctttaaaacctagatcTTGAAGCCTTATTTCTTCTGAACCATCTGTTAGTGAAAGTACACTATCtaccttaaacacctccatattcaatgataaTTAACACTTGTACTCTACTGGAAATTAGAtgtgacagtttttattcaaattccctAATGCCAGTCAGGCAGGGTTaaaccccttcccccctccccccccaccctctTTGGCTTGGATGAAGATGATCAAATACCTGTGGGTTGCTTGAGGAGAAGGGAGGGATTGTTGAAGGTTTCAAAGTGATTGtgtttcattaaaatagaaagatgatggtgatgatgatggtgatgatgatgatggtacctatgatgcaaacttacacAACGGATgttatatgatgatcaaataaagtcttaacttataactttgtgttattgctttgaactgttagaaaagaaaatagcaaaagttTCTGTGTCATAGATCTTCTCAATGAACAGCATATTGtaatcatagaagagagtcatgaTTGGCCAAATATCCTTGAAAGTGGTCATACACTGTATATATCCTTTTCCACATCTGCTTGCATTCTTGAAACTGATCCTGATCGAATAGAAATTGTTCTAACAATTACTGAAGCCGAAGTTGAACCTAGctcacctcgtaaagtgtcctcgtcaaaatctggtgcattttctttgtcaggtaagtcttcattttcacatggaactttaattgaacttcttcctgtagccatagcaactgtCAGAAGACTGATGCTTCTTACAAAGTTGTTCTTTTAAGTCATCCTAGCCTGAAAAAAGGTGATTAAAAACGGTTATAAACATCAGCTCAACATATTACCcagttgcaaaataaatatttttcctttctgagaatgggagggatacatagacacaaaatcaGAAGCcaattaagagctaatgtcaacatgcatcagacaaacggcggcaagtcgcccaaattcgttttctctcgtactttcatattttgtagcccaatatgtcctaataattgtggtgaagtttttttgtgaaaatacattttagtttttgagaaatgatttttttcgttggaccgctcaaatatgcaaattttcactctgaatattacccgagttttgtgacctcatgtaacgaatttacttgacctctggtatttctgtcggcacaatcctttgttttatcaactaaatttAATCCCCTGAAATTATTGAGgatggcaaagaaatatttattttttggtaaatatttttgtctgacatACTTTTTccatgtcgaaaagtagcatcaaaacaaagacagttttaacaatgaccgatatgacaaaatctactgagcttctagctttcaaaagaaaaaaggatggttataaagttattgtaaaaattttcttttagtattcatatattcaggctattgttctttccgacatgccggcatgcttccgaagatcgtgaagagcgcaacttctttgatgtaggtgagatatttttcttttgttaacagatgaaataaactctCCCGGGAATCTGCTTGATTGATTTCTAATAATTGCTACGCATTCCGGTGTGTTGGGCAACATGTCAAAGACATCAACCTCGGATCAAACCCAAGCACTAATCGACAGCTTCGACAGAATCGCCAACACTAAACTCCATCGCGACAATAAACAACACGGTCAGATCACAACAAGTTCATTCGAACAAGACGAAAGTTGTGAAAGAATGAACCGCCAGCGCGCGAACACGAGCACTATTTAAAACACgcaatatttacataataaagaagTAGTTTAATTCAAGTGCACTCAttcggatcaaaacaaaacgatcggcgctcgaaatgataaactattttcgcttttgctcttcgcagtgattacaacaactcgtccaagatccatttttaaatcttttgcgacgctctttaatcctaaaaacatattaaggctaaaaatacaccgtgaatagaaactaaatccattcaaatgattgcagtttatcgatctcgagttcattcatctcaacacaatgtaaacaaaaggatacaagatcacaagtctgttcgcgcaaggtagcttaattacactattgtccaagtcttttgaagtaccttccgcagttcctttggtcttcttccaaaatatctcacctttttcgaaacgaataaaaccgaAATCATTCGACACGTTTTCGGCAGCCACCGAAAGCAATGCCCTAAGGAATAAACCGAGccttcgaggtaaaaaatccAGCGGTGTCACCCATTTCAGTAAGTCACAAATAATCCGGGCTGGAGTCGTAATgagtccggcaaaatttacgtGCTAGccactatgaaatatacatagtgtgcctacttgtcgcaACCTTTTATTGGCATAtcgaggcataaatcactacaatttttaaaaaaatctaacacaACACTCTTACCTagtttatttatgttttataAGACCAATAACTGTTTCGGTCATTATattacgcttgggtattactttttgccggGAGTTCAGGTtttacgttgtgttttcccctatCCCAGTTATATTAGAAGCTAGTCACGTaataattgataccaacacaaatgaatatttaccctgtatgaagatcatttgtttatgttgaatttaCAATATTACAGTATGttacttttgtggtcactaatcgttgtttcagtggcagcgTAGCAGTtcaaagcgggttgttgcttcaacgctattgaaatttatagtgttctGGCAGGAAAacaaagcatgatgctctgggaataaaaactctttggggccttttacatgatatcggaatgagttttgttcaagaacgagttcatcccgGTTGTCGCATGATACCAgggtaaaattattcgaaacgagtcatttgTGAATAAGTTTCttgaggttttcattccagaacgaaacacttattctggacgaccttttgtacCTGTGTAAAGTAAACGCGGTACGACACTCATATCTGTATaaatcctctttaggagcgagggaagcatagaaaaaggacgtaaatacttgtttttactacttgtttttataatctaaattatcttgcatgtaaacgcggcatgaaattcatttcattccgGAATGAAACCcattttggaataatgtaaCTGTCATGTTATtgacggaccattagatttttgatgcgggggggaagggggaggtgGGGTCTTTTGCCAATTGCACGATTTGTCTTCTTCCACTGAGCCCGTGCTCGATTTTTTCGGGGGTTATTGCCCAAAATCCCaacacccccccctccccccccgcatcaaaaatctaatggtccgtccctaagaTGCTATCAGGTCCTACAACTTTTCCTGTGATAAAAGAATTTGGATATATAAGTGTTActcgcgttgttgttgtttttttttccattaccgagcgaatttcaagtgataatttcaggaagtaagaagcaacaacaaaaggatTCCTATCAAAGCGAGGTgccattttcagtcatacctggtcgggcaccttgaaaacaaagtatgacacgcaagcagtttactgcaaatttgacatgaaaataattctgatgcctctttgaaaagagaaaaggcTTGAACAGTAGACATCACGAGATCTTTGGCtatgttacaaaagaatacttTATGCACAAGAAGTGCACAGATCGAGTTCCGGAAGCACTTGAAaagtctgtttaacaaatgcagacgtacagttattttaatccctaccaaattatgtcaagacgaacaaaacaaaaaaaagtacagcCGTCCTGCCTCGAAGCAGGACAGATTTTGTCCGCATAAAGATCTGACAGATCAGTGCCTAAAttttttataagtaaataacCACTTTACGTGAATTTTACGAGATGAGACTGGCAGCTCGTAGTTGGcaaatcacatcttttgtttttaggtgctgacagggtTAGTGGGGGAGGTGGGGGAGGAGGCGATCAGAAatgggtgaggatgcttgtcgtacctttcaggggtcaaaatcagtgatctggtacctTTTATGGTGTCTCCAACTTTAGTGGACTGCCAGTGACCTAGCTGGTACCTTTTAAGatgtttttcgctcaataaaatacctgacATAAGCATTTAATAAGCactaggacgattttaatgatctgacttgagcctgtagagcacatcgataaagaagttcttatttttatggattttcaattttttggagTTTAAATTGGTACTATATAGGGGTAGATATCtgttgttgccactcccacacggataagactcaggtaccttttataattttataggggtcgttttcgaaattccggCGGGCATCCTCGCCCTCTTATATATAGGGGTTCCCcggggggtgctgatacgtgcagcacacttgaaatttagcaaagacaaattttgatgtgattttcggtgaagaggaaaaagttttgtcagcgtcttgtagctactgcggaagggccctttaccactgtgtgcttaattacgcgtcccgccagaTTGCGGGAAGCCTACAAAGTGCTCAGACGttagtatagaaaactccgcctctgtctggatttttgaaaatttcaagatttacaaAAGACAGTTCTAATTGATCGAGATAAATTGGGCAAAAAAATCATCATCTGTATGTTGCAAGTTCGTATAATTTGTAACAGAagcaattgaaattatttatgtatttaagCAGTGGCCCATTCAGGCCCTGAGCTTATAATCCTGGATTCCTCACATGAAGCGACTAGGTATTACTACTCCTCCCCGGACATGATGACAGTCCACCCCatggttacccccccccccctccctcttcccTCCTGTCATTTCATCAGGTTCCCCTGACTTATgtctggtacccatttatactcctgggtggagaggggtACTATGagagtaaattattttgcacaaaaacaAGACACATGACCTGGCCAGGTTACAAATGCAGATCTCTTGACCCTGACTCCATCTCACTAATCCTAAGGCCACCATGTCTCCACAAGAGAGGAGAGTTTATGGTGAATCCTTTCTCATAAGAAACAACTTttgcaaaaccaaagtaaaattctCTTAGCTGATTTTTAAATAGGGATTACTGGTCAAAACTTACAAGATGTGtaagttttttattcaatttcctcCAGTTGAACCGATATCCATCCCAGCTGGCTGTTAGTTCAACTGGACACTTATGAcaggaaaaacaatgaaatatatacACTAATACATGCTGATGTATGTTGATATGGATTTCAATTTGGTACAGGTGCTGATGTTTGTGGTTTACCAGTATATGTATATTAACCTAATTGTTTTTGCAATCATTTCATGTTTACTCTGTTTTGTGCACAGAATtgatttgtctttgatgctaACTTTAACTATCCTGATAATCCAGActagttgtttttcaaatatcattaaATCCTTGCTGGCTGTCTTCACgtacaaaaaatttcaagaaatgtcGAGGAACAAGGAAATCAATTGTTCTGGAATTCAAAATAGCCTTAGATACCTGTACAGTGTGGATCACATTTTCGAAAGCCAGTactaacttcttactaaccatTCGAGCACGAGTCTTTACTagggaatattggcccaaggTTACGGCAGTATAGAAATGTCATAATGCCAATATTTCTCAGTACAGCTCACGAAAGCAAGGTGATACTCATGCATTAATGTCACTTGCACTAAACTAGTTTATTGGGAATTTTCTGGCTTCCAAgtaaaaacataggcatgcgtagcatgcaagatttttttttttgaccggGTGGGATGAGATTggacactttgtgtacctaatgtttttatttttgtaacagaaaaagagcataactttatAAAAGATcgaaaatattgcattacttcaccttaagagaaagagagaaaaaaggtaatttagcTTAACTCACACAGGTATCTTGTGGTCT
This is a stretch of genomic DNA from Pocillopora verrucosa isolate sample1 chromosome 12, ASM3666991v2, whole genome shotgun sequence. It encodes these proteins:
- the LOC131774356 gene encoding uncharacterized protein, with the translated sequence MPCLRNGFGRRYMYFTTHVKTSITRQTCAKAVAILYRGEKPRTSILHDNYYLSIVMNRSLHTVVRFDVGVSIVGIAPSFREFHEHSPLKHSKSVKEVKRRRDREPSRIPVKKIINTMKKRKVRCKLKFILKKYTPKSSRLYSFATDFKLWYVRYLHRFNCFFTHFAAFNRLTTKKLSQKRKQTSCCCSHKIQNLTCVTKRYSVSRINLLRSGDVELNPGPDQNVDNQSVDSTTLLNFRLGQLGLRALDVGGAGDCFFRAVSHQLYGNPNSHFRIRQAAVHYLRHNPERFIESNTQNSWNGYLTIMSMQGTWCDALTVQAVAESLNIQIYIIESNVNFGQVTLIQPHHPSQQQPRTIYIGHVDEIHYVSTVPNSSCSGNEHCNNKYYNINNFTKQNVLSEQVQNSSRKRKYNSDLKNIRISTESSENNEKQSSATKQNKTNEQKKKWNSYMSNYRHTRRANKKNQGNQRNNETHNSVTKQNKTDEQKKKWNSYMSNYRHTRRANKKNQGNQRNNETHNSVTKQNKTDEQKKKWNSYMNNYRHTRRASKKYQGNQRNNQIHSSVTKQNTTDEQKNKWNAYMNNYKRTRRASKQNQRYECDNVRQSSTTKQNEKTQCQKAKRQKVRSIAALISRFHNIVSQGPLYICSCCDQLWYKHSVFPAAKIRNSNHAAEKYLLNSKSVNNKEWLCRTCHNYLAKDKIPPVAVFNGMKFPKKPEFFDLNELECRLIAPRLAFQKLMQAPRGRQLKIHGNVVNVPAEVSDTVNMLPRLPNDTGTVKVNLKRKLQYKSSALSLNIRPHKVVQAANWLINNSSLYRQEGITLNEGWGVQYTANCLLDDTNTENQNEQLQEIEKSSGSNKQDRNDSNDSDDQWTEDEAETPAGVTDTMLTNTYYFKDSQPQRILNVAPGEGNKPFSIFRDQYSEELAYPGIFLGQSRPENKDRLANVHYSDICKSELRRSDRRAAMCVENIFFKTKKLQMKILLGKSQVALRKCKGNSKSLNAGQLKCEGAIERLIHLDEGFQFLKALRGSPPYFEKAKKDLFAMIRQLGPASIFCSFSSAETQWIHFLRILGQVVDHKDYTTTELENMTWDEKCRLIQSDPVTCARHFDYQISQFLTNFLFDKAKPLGKISDWFYRVEYQQRGSPHIHMLIWLESAPVFGVDDDAVVTDFIDKIISCQWPIANTELYQLVKRQIHRHCNTCRKKSKNECRFKYPQPPMRATEILYPLEGDIPQSKVKQYKDTWKTINKQLNDMKEGEPISFEQLLVKLKVTENEYRLAVRSSLNAPTVFLKRKPNELRINNYNPACLEAWRANMDIQFVLDVYACAMYIVSYISKAQKGMSELLRQACDEARKGNSSIKQQVRDIGNKFLNSVEISAQEAVYIVLQLPMKKSSRQVIFINTTPPNERVQLLKPINDIQEMEDDCEDVYTNGLLQRYAKRPLSLEHLTLADWAAWYDSGGKPYIKKSVIKDADNLPLETADSDENDDDLFDSNAINSKKRSKARIIRSVWYNREKNPEKHYRELIMLFTSWRNEDTDLLADFSFYQERFLNVKDSIDEQMKLYAVCSENLDKIQENLNGIDADNDNFDSIAPYTQNIEYQDEAEGIQDLHPDLNESYDLSEDVGIPSAVESTEPLILNELQDQEYRQLVQTLNQKQKEFFYHILHLVKTTDKPFYYFLSGGAGVGKSHLIKSLYQAALKYYNSRAGEDFNEVKILLLAPTGKAAFGIKGNTIHSTLAIPASQSLKIYKPLDSSRLNTLRCKLRAVKLIFLDEISMVGNTMFNVQINNRLKDIMGSKDPFGGVSIIALGDLFQLEPVMDAYVFKDLKNSEYGALAPNLWHELFTMFELEEIMRQRESKEFAQLLNRLREGNHTPDDIAKLKERCISETCRNYPIDVPHLFIQNSKVDEFNNRVHMAATGDKYTIKALDSVVGANSAEFRDKILKQVPLDPRKTKQLAFNLQLAEGERTEIAVNLRTDDGMTNGAANVIRRIQLHDRNRPSGIIWVEFDHGHVGEKTRHDYKHLFVQGIKRTWTPIKPFTAQFAVGRNRAAQVVRKQFPLRPAAAKTIHRSQGDTETRIVVNFNTKRAIPHIHYVGLSRVTHIEGLYITDLCESKIAVNPDVKTEMQHLRTEGYLNPSIIPIYQTVQTAFKLCFLNVRSLHRHIEDIRKDLNYSSIDLNIFSETRLCHLDSNSNYIISGCTLFRNDNQSTGLNARPYGGTAVYSRISSIPGYPVSKNANGVEITIVKLAAIPHITIIGVYRSPRVAIRQMCTAMMQLLVLHSSEFNIFIGDFNVNWLNEKERTPLYNMFVRDNSYRQLVLCYTTDNRTTIDHIYTNLPESHVNLHILETYFSDHKAICALIRT